The Candidatus Desulfatibia profunda genome has a segment encoding these proteins:
- a CDS encoding DUF433 domain-containing protein, whose amino-acid sequence MTVALQTKKYPHIGSDPKIADGKPIIVGTRITVRCVAGYYQMGMSADEI is encoded by the coding sequence ATGACTGTAGCATTACAAACGAAAAAATATCCTCACATTGGATCTGACCCTAAAATCGCCGATGGAAAACCTATAATTGTTGGGACTCGAATAACTGTCAGATGTGTTGCTGGATATTATCAGATGGGGATGAGCGCTGACGAAATTC
- a CDS encoding type II toxin-antitoxin system HicB family antitoxin produces the protein MIIEYCQKAIENAEYKKLEDGTWFAEIPGFKGVWANGERVEECRKELISVLEEWIILKLRDSDPIPEVDGLRVEIKELAVA, from the coding sequence ACTGTCAAAAAGCTATTGAAAATGCTGAATACAAAAAGTTGGAAGATGGCACCTGGTTTGCGGAGATTCCTGGTTTTAAAGGAGTTTGGGCCAATGGCGAAAGAGTTGAAGAATGCAGAAAAGAGTTGATCTCTGTATTGGAAGAATGGATCATTCTTAAGCTGAGGGACAGCGATCCCATTCCCGAGGTTGATGGTTTAAGAGTAGAAATTAAAGAACTGGCCGTTGCCTAA